Below is a genomic region from Biomphalaria glabrata chromosome 3, xgBioGlab47.1, whole genome shotgun sequence.
AATGTTTGCTTGGAGACACTGATAACTCATCCTTCACCTGCTGTTTATTATACATACACTAAAGTGTTGGTGTTCTCTGACTAAATACTTGTTATCTAAGATTTGTGTGtacatatatttatagtaaGTCAACATTCATGTGTTATGATTAAATGTTGGATAGCAAATAATATCAGaagaaaacttgtttttttgttccatttctttttatcataacaataaaagaaaataatttctatTGCTGTGTAAATGTGATTTGTTTTCTTCACACAATTctacttttgaaaatgtctacatttaatccTTCTTAATCacacaacataaatacatatgtTATTAAATGACTGAACACTTGAGACCCACAAATTCAAATGTACTTTCTATTCAGTATTCGCAGAACAGCTTAGAACAAAGATGAATAATTGTGCTTATTGGCACACTAATATAGTCCATTACATCCCAGGTTTTTCTACTGCATGATGGCTGAAAAATGTGCTAGGAAATAAGATTTTCACTTGTAGAAGCTAGACTATAAAGATGGTTCATTGTTAATTTCATCCTTTTCCATCACAACTCTTGAAGTTGTTACCTTCTTTAAAATTGttctttttgcttttttttttacaagtaacaaaagaaatataaatatttaaatgcaaATAAATAATCGTACCATCatggcttttcaaacagagtaCTGGTACATTGTAGTTCATTTTTAAAGTCATGatgatttattaaataatatctTGCAAAATATGTGTACAAAATCTGCCATCAATATTCAACTACTTAAATTAAGATTACAATTTATTACTACAGATTTAGCCTTAAATAAATCAGGTAGTTGTGACACTCCAagttttactattttatttctttttaaatgattaCAGTATTAGTAATGTCATCACAAGcaacttttcaaaataaaactaatcCAAAGAGTAACACATCATTTTTATatgttctacaaatatttaaaacaaaacaggtCAAAAAATCCAGCAGTCCATTATGAATATGCcacaaattttgttttgtttggtatgttATCACAATGCCAAGTTATTTCTGATGACAACaagaaggttaaaaaaaaaagacaacctaATTATTTCTTAAATGGAATCACTCAATCTGAACACTTTACATGACAGAAGACATGCtttcttaaaacattttcaaacaataaCATCAAACTGATACATTCAATGCAATTGCTCTTTTTACACGTTTTGCATTCTGATAGCCTGATATTTTTTCCCAATATTCTCCTGTCAATTTCTCCAGCTCACTATTTTGTGAAAAACAGAATGTAAAAGAAGAATCGATACATCTTATGACAGataattccattttttaaaacatgataaATTTGACATCTGCAACATAAAAGGTTTAGTTCCATAAGTGAacaatttagattttttaaactggtAGCCGTGCCACATTGCTTGttcatttctgttgttttttccaGCTTATTTGTTTCAAATTCTTCCATGTTTGTTTTTGACattgactaaaaaaaatcaCTCTGAATCATaattcacacatttttttttaaacattttaaagccTCACAAATGATATACTATAATCATTTACCATGAGTCTGTATATGACTTTTCAAGTTTATTTTCTGATTAAAACTTTGATCACAGAGGTGACAGTGAAATGGTCTTTCTCCTGTGTGTACCAGGACGTGACACATTAAATTATTCTTCTGGGCGAATCCTTGGTGACAGATGTCACATTGGAATGGCTTTTCCCTACTGTGAACCGACATGTGAATTTTTAAATGAGTTTTTCTAGAAAAGCCTTTACTGCAGATTTGACAATGGAAGGGCTTTTTGCCCTCATGAACTGACAAGTGActtcttaaattttgtttaagagCAAACCATTTGTTACATATTGAACACTGAAAGGGTTTCTCCCCACTGTGTACCAACAAGTGAGCTTTGATGCGTTTCCTTTCAGAGAAGGCTTTATTGCATAGATGACATTTAAACTGTTTTTCTTGAGTATGAACTAATGTGTGGCTTCTAAGCTGTGAGCTCTGTATAAAACTTTTGTAACAAATGTGACACTGATATAGTTTTTCACCTGTATGAAttaaaaaatgactttttaaGCTTGTCTTTTGAGAAAACACC
It encodes:
- the LOC106055375 gene encoding gastrula zinc finger protein XlCGF8.2DB-like codes for the protein MPMKVHIPEMTDNKQLCPEMKDASEKQKNLQFIIIDGSLFKCAICDKKFSRKAHLKDHFLVHSGEKPFLCHICSKGFALKGNLISHIKVHTGTKPYKCQACDKEFFRNSHLKIHMSVHTREKPFTCSICEKVFSQKTSLKSHFLIHTGEKLYQCHICYKSFIQSSQLRSHTLVHTQEKQFKCHLCNKAFSERKRIKAHLLVHSGEKPFQCSICNKWFALKQNLRSHLSVHEGKKPFHCQICSKGFSRKTHLKIHMSVHSREKPFQCDICHQGFAQKNNLMCHVLVHTGERPFHCHLCDQSFNQKINLKSHIQTHGK